The following proteins are encoded in a genomic region of Aliiroseovarius sp. F47248L:
- a CDS encoding PBP1A family penicillin-binding protein, protein MIRFILGIFGAVFTGITLTIFMAALVIGGVFWMYSRDLPSHEQLANYTPATISRVYSGEGQLMDEFARERRLFTPADEIPALVKNAFISAEDKNFYTHAGFDPRGIAAAAIEAARGGKLRGASTIPQQVVKNFLLSSERSAERKIKELILSVRLESTLSKDEILALYLNEIFLGQNSYGVTAAAQTYFNKTLDELEPHEAATLASMPQAPSNFHPVRAKDRLLARRNYVLREMFQNGYLDRATYDAEVAKPLRSVQNGDFPAFRQALPPRDYFSDEIRRQLSRNFGEEEFFTGGMTVRATVDPDLQDVAAKSLRIGLEGYDRSRGVWRPSGVTLPQEVLGDEAAWRAALAETKFPRDIEGWSPAVVLEVGSSDARIGIEGVDEDEDGHWIPAKDVTWARRREEDGSLGRKAQVAGDLVKVGEVVHVRQMTSDNDGSFIRWTLRQVPEVQGGFMAMDVNTGRVLAMQGGFSYQHSVFNRATQATRQPGSSFKPFVYAAALDSGFSPATIVIDAPIEVVAGGKIWRPKNYSNRFYGPTPLRTGIEQSRNLMTVRLAQEIGMDTVAGYAERFGVYDRMNQFLANSLGAEETTLFRMVAAYAMFANGGERVEPTLVDRVQDRWGKTIYRHDDRQCTDCNDPTLAVGQAPAIVSDRERVMNAITAYQLTSMMRGVVERGTARSVVNLPVPTAGKTGTTNDEHDAWFIGFTSNIVAGCYVGYDRPRSMPGTSGGGMCGPVFQRFMLEAIKEYGGGEFKVPPGGHFIKIDRFTGARLPPDASGDHVVAEYFRDGEEPLFGVMFDGGFAMGANLPMFNRGETDEGTTKVQTSTGKTVVVPGKADFGSLSSGGLY, encoded by the coding sequence GTGATCAGATTCATTCTTGGCATTTTTGGTGCCGTTTTTACCGGCATTACGCTGACCATATTTATGGCGGCGCTGGTGATCGGCGGTGTTTTCTGGATGTATTCCAGAGACTTGCCCAGCCACGAGCAGCTGGCCAATTATACGCCCGCCACCATCAGCCGTGTCTATTCCGGCGAGGGGCAGTTGATGGACGAGTTCGCCCGCGAACGTCGCCTGTTCACCCCGGCGGACGAGATACCGGCGCTCGTGAAGAACGCGTTCATCTCGGCCGAGGATAAAAATTTCTATACGCATGCCGGTTTCGACCCTCGTGGTATTGCAGCGGCCGCCATTGAAGCGGCGCGCGGGGGCAAGCTGCGCGGTGCGTCCACCATTCCGCAGCAGGTTGTGAAAAACTTCCTGCTCAGTTCGGAACGATCGGCTGAGCGAAAAATCAAGGAACTGATTCTGTCGGTGCGTCTGGAAAGCACTCTGTCGAAGGATGAGATACTGGCGCTGTATCTGAACGAAATTTTTCTGGGCCAGAACTCTTATGGTGTGACAGCAGCGGCGCAGACATATTTCAACAAGACGCTGGACGAGCTTGAGCCGCACGAAGCCGCAACACTGGCCTCGATGCCACAGGCGCCCAGCAACTTTCACCCGGTGCGCGCAAAGGATCGGTTGCTGGCGCGCCGCAACTATGTTCTGCGCGAGATGTTCCAGAACGGATATCTGGATCGCGCAACCTATGACGCCGAGGTGGCGAAGCCCTTGCGGTCGGTCCAGAACGGCGATTTTCCCGCGTTCCGGCAGGCCTTGCCTCCACGCGATTACTTCTCGGATGAGATTCGTCGCCAGTTAAGTCGTAACTTTGGAGAAGAAGAGTTCTTCACCGGCGGCATGACCGTGCGCGCGACTGTCGACCCCGACTTACAGGATGTGGCGGCCAAAAGCCTGCGCATCGGGCTGGAAGGCTATGACCGCAGCCGGGGGGTTTGGCGGCCCAGCGGTGTGACTTTGCCGCAAGAAGTGTTGGGCGACGAAGCGGCATGGCGTGCCGCACTGGCCGAAACAAAGTTCCCACGCGACATTGAAGGATGGTCTCCAGCGGTTGTTTTGGAAGTCGGCAGCAGTGATGCACGAATTGGTATCGAAGGTGTGGACGAGGATGAAGATGGGCACTGGATCCCCGCCAAAGACGTGACTTGGGCGCGCAGACGCGAGGAAGACGGCAGCCTGGGGCGGAAGGCGCAAGTCGCCGGTGATCTGGTAAAAGTGGGCGAGGTCGTCCATGTGCGCCAGATGACCAGCGACAATGACGGTAGTTTCATTCGCTGGACCTTGCGTCAGGTGCCGGAAGTGCAGGGCGGCTTTATGGCAATGGACGTCAACACTGGCCGTGTTTTGGCGATGCAGGGCGGGTTCAGCTATCAGCATTCGGTGTTCAACCGTGCAACTCAAGCCACGCGCCAACCGGGGTCAAGCTTCAAACCTTTCGTTTATGCCGCCGCGCTGGATAGTGGCTTTTCGCCTGCTACCATCGTCATCGACGCACCGATCGAGGTGGTTGCGGGGGGCAAGATCTGGCGCCCTAAGAACTATTCCAACCGCTTCTACGGGCCAACGCCTTTGCGCACCGGGATCGAACAGTCGCGCAACTTGATGACCGTGCGTCTGGCGCAGGAAATCGGCATGGATACCGTGGCGGGCTATGCCGAACGGTTCGGCGTCTATGATCGGATGAACCAGTTTCTGGCGAACTCTCTGGGGGCCGAGGAAACGACGCTCTTCCGCATGGTCGCGGCTTACGCGATGTTTGCCAATGGCGGCGAGCGGGTGGAACCCACGCTGGTTGACAGGGTGCAGGACCGCTGGGGCAAGACCATCTATCGTCATGACGACCGCCAGTGCACCGACTGCAACGACCCGACGCTTGCCGTTGGTCAGGCACCCGCGATCGTATCGGACCGTGAACGGGTGATGAACGCCATCACCGCCTACCAGCTGACCTCGATGATGCGCGGCGTTGTTGAACGCGGCACTGCCCGCAGTGTCGTCAACCTGCCCGTCCCAACAGCCGGGAAGACAGGCACAACCAATGATGAGCATGACGCCTGGTTCATTGGCTTTACCTCGAATATCGTGGCCGGATGCTATGTTGGCTATGATCGCCCGCGATCCATGCCCGGAACGTCTGGTGGCGGGATGTGCGGTCCGGTGTTCCAGCGTTTTATGCTTGAGGCGATCAAGGAATATGGTGGCGGTGAATTCAAGGTGCCGCCGGGTGGGCATTTCATCAAGATCGACCGCTTCACCGGCGCACGCCTGCCGCCAGACGCCTCGGGTGATCACGTCGTCGCCGAGTATTTCCGTGATGGGGAAGAGCCGCTGTTTGGCGTGATGTTCGACGGTGGGTTCGCGATGGGGGCCAATTTGCCCATGTTCAATCGCGGTGAAACCGACGAAGGCACGACAAAGGTTCAGACCTCGACGGGTAAAACTGTGGTTGTTCCCGGCAAGGCAGATTTTGGATCGCTGTCCTCCGGTGGCCTATACTAG